A segment of the Candidatus Cloacimonadota bacterium genome:
TTTTATGTTCAGGAGCTCAAGTTGTTTTTCGAGCGGCAGCAGTTTCCACTCAACCGCTACATTGATCTCGTCGATAACGATCAAATCGTATTTCCCTGATTTCAGAACTTCTTTTGCTTTTTCATATCCGGCTTCAGCTTCGATAAAATCGATCTCATCCGGATTATTGGGATCGATCAACTGGTCTGTCCCGAACTGAAAAATATCGATATTCTGCTGTTTTTCCAAAAACTTGATCTCACCGTAAACATAGTTTTTTTTCATGAACTGGATCAAACATACTTTTTTCTTATTTCCCAGTGCTCTGATGATCAAACCTAACGAAGCTGTTGTTTTTCCTTTTCCGTTACCCGTGTAAATATGGATCATATTCATTTCCTTTTTCTTACTTTTTGCTTTTCTATAGAACACTATTTCCCTGTCAA
Coding sequences within it:
- a CDS encoding cob(I)yrinic acid a,c-diamide adenosyltransferase, yielding MNMIHIYTGNGKGKTTASLGLIIRALGNKKKVCLIQFMKKNYVYGEIKFLEKQQNIDIFQFGTDQLIDPNNPDEIDFIEAEAGYEKAKEVLKSGKYDLIVIDEINVAVEWKLLPLEKQLELLNIKTDAEVVMTGRYAREEVIDKADLVTEMKEVKHYFSKGVQARKGVEF